GCCGGCGGGGTGTCGGTGAGTCGCACATCGTAGGCCGCGGACGTGAACCGGTCGACCCCGCTGGCGTAATCGACGCGGTAACGCACCCGGTCACCGGCGTCGTGCGGGTTCGTATCGGGCTGGTCCGGATCGGTCGGCGAAACTACGGACTTGCCTTCGACGACAATAACCGGCTCGGCGACCCGGAGCGTGGCACTGGCGGTGTTGCCGGTCACGACCCCGTTCACCAGCGTGGAGACCTCGTTCACCAGAACCGCACCGGCCTGGTTCCCCGCGCTGTTGGTAACGAGCGCGTTGAACTCGACGAGCACGAACTCGAAATCGTTGCTCGGGTCGGGCGGGTTGCCCACCATCCCGAGGTCGAACGTGACCTGCGTGCGCCCGCTGACCGTGGCGAGCGAGATCAGGCCCGCCGGGATGGGGAACTCCGGGGTCAGCGTCGTGACGTTGTTCTCGTCCCCGGTGAGGTAGAGGTCGGGTGGGAGCAGCGGGGCCGGGTCCGTCAGGTTCGAGGCAACGAGGTTGTCGCCGGCGTCGCTGACCAGGGCGACGAACCCGCTGCCGTCGGAGAGTAACTGCACCCCGGCCGGGAGCAGGTCCACGAACTGAAAGCTCGTCGGGGTGCCGAATTCCGGGATCGCCACCGTTACGCGGTAGCGGACGATTTCGCCCACGACCACGTTCGCGGGATCGCCGGTCGCGGTCTCCGAGGTCACCTTCACGGCTTTGAACAGTTGCGGGTTCAGAATGTTGATGTCCGCGCCGTCGGTGGCGACGTAGTCGTTCACGCCCCCGGCGCCGGTGCGCTCGGTCGAATCGGGGGTGAACGGCGAGCGCTGTCCGGGGACACCGTTGAGGCTCGTCCAGCGCACCGCCGCATCGTTCGGGATCACTTGCCCGACCGTCACGGTCGTGGCGACGTTGCCGACGACCGTGATGGTGATCGTCCGCGCGGCGTCCACCAGCAGGTCGAAGTCGCCGCCCGCGACGGTCCGGAGCACGAGCCGGTTGCCGTTGCCCGGGTCGGGCACCAGTTCAAAGTTCGCGCTCGTAACGATCCCCGTCGTATCAACGACGGTGAAACTCAGGTTCTCGAGCGGGGAACCGACCTGACCCGCGAGGAACAGGTCGCTGAAGGTCACGTCGAAAGCGTCGGCCGTGAACTGGTTCGCGCCGGGCACGTTTTGGAGCGTGATGGTGTACGCGAACGGGTCGCCCGCGTCGCCGGTATCGCCGGCGCCGTCCACTGACACGGACTTCGCGATCCGCACCTGCGGCTCGATGACCGTGACGTTCGGGGCCGCCGCGCTGATCGTGGGACCGCCCTGATAGGTCAGGCTCACCCCGTTGTTCACCAGATCGCCGGCGTTCGACTGCGCGTTGTTGACCACCACCGCCGTGTACACCAGTTCGATGACCTCCGGAACCGCGTTGCTGGAGTTGCCGTTGACGATGTTGCCCAGGGTCCAGGTGACGGTCCGGCCGCTGTTGGTGACGACCGGGACCAGGCCGCCGCTCAGAGTCACACCGCCCGGGAGAGTGCTCGAAACCATCCCGACGAAGGCCAGTTCCGGATCGAGGGTGTCCGTGAGGATCGCGCCAGGGGTGGTCCCCTCCGGCACGGTAATCCGCACGCGGTAGGTCACCAGCTCGCCGATGACGGCTTCGGTGCTCGCGTTGAACGTGTCCGCGATCTCGGTGCCGACGAGCGTTTTCGTCACGGTCGGGGCAGCGATCTGCACGGTGGCGTCGTCGGTGAGGCCGCCGGGAACGAAGTTCGGGCCGCCCTCGCTGCCGGCGTAGTTGGCCAGCGTCGCAACGTCCGTGATGATCTGGTTGGTCCGGTTGCCCGACGTGAGCAGGTCGAACGTGATGACGACGATGTTGCTGCCGTCCTGAACCGTCACCCCGTTGACCGAGCCGGGACCGATGGCCCCGCGACCCGCGGACGGGTCGCGGAGGCGGATGCCGCCGAGCTCGTCGAACGAGCCGTTCGACACCACGTCGAACGGGACGAGGGTCCCGGCCCCGTCGGTGACGCGCAGGTTGATGCCGCCCGGGGGCAGCGTGAAGCCTTCGGGGAGAGTATCGCGGATCAACAGGTCGAACGCCCCGTTCGGTCCGGACCCGGTGTTCTCGACCACCACTGCGAAGGTGACCAAATCGCTCTGGTCGACGTTGCGGAGGTTGCTGTTGATCGGCGTCGCGGCCAGGCCCGCGAAGCTGATGGTGCCGGTGAATCGCGCGCCGGCGGTGCCGGGGGCGTTGAACGCGACCGGACCGACCGCGCCCGGCGAGAAGGTGCCGTTCGGGTTGTTCGTGGCGACGACGCCCTTCGTGATGTTCAGGAGCGGCTCTTGCAGTACCACCTGGCTGATGGCGTCGCCCGTGACCGTCTCGAGCACCGTGTTGTTCGACCGCACCTGCGCGCCGTTGCTCAGCAGCAGTTGGTCGGCGAACGGGTCGGTGCTCACGGTGACCGTGAACAGGATGTCGATCGTGGCCGGCGCGTTGGTCGGGTCGTCGTAGGTGCCGTAATTGAAAATGACGCTGTTGGCGGAGGAATTCGGGCCGACCGTTGGCACAATGCCCGAGCGCGCGGTGAAGGTGTCGGCGGGGCCGAATTTCGCGCGCCCCGCCACCGGCACCGCGGCACTCACCACGTTGTCGATACCGGTCACCGCGCCGGTCGTGTCCACGTCGAAGATCGGCAGCGGCAAAAAATCCGTGACGGTCAGGTTGTCGACGTCGGCGGTGGGGAGGGAGTACCGCAGCCGGTACGTCACCGTGTCCCCCGGGGAGATCCTCGGGGTAGCGGAGGTGTTGAGTACACCGTTGATCGCGTAGACCGTCTTGACGAACGAGCCACTGACGGTCTTGTTGCTAGTGGAGCTGGTGTCGTCCTCGCTGTTGCCGTTGGGGGTCAGGTCGGTGACGTTGAGCAAGTCGCCCGAGATGGTGACGTTGTTGCTGATGGGATCGCCCTGGTCCAGTGACGGGTTCCCGGACGGGAAGTCGATCTCGTAACGGTCCTGAACGACGGTCCGAAACGTGATCGTCCCCTGTGTCGGGCCGAACGGCAGCGGCGGGTCCGACGTTGGCGGGCCGATGCCGGTTCCACCCACGGGGATCGCGCCGCCGACGAGCCGCCCGTTCGTCGAGAACCCGCGCGCGGCCAGCTCTGCGGACACACGCAATACCAACCGGTCGCTGCCACCGGTAACGTTTGGTGTCAGTGTGAAGTTGGCCGCGCCGAACGCGCCGGACGTGTTCCCGCCGGCGCCGTGCCCGTCGATCACGAATAGCGTCGGGGTGCCGGTGAACAACTGCCCGTCGCTGAAAAGGTCGGTAAGGACGATGTTCTGGAACGCGAAGTAGTCCGACACCTGGAAGTTGATGGTGTACTCGACCGTGTCGCCGGGGCTGAGGCCGGGCGCACCGGTGTCGACGACGACGCTCAACGTCTTCTGCGTCGCGATGGATTTTAGCGTCAGCGTGTGATCGTTTGCGGTTATATCGGACGTGACCGTTGTAGTCGGATCGCGCGGGTCGATGGGCGCCCATGTCGCCGACGCGCTGGCGTCATCAACGGCCGTCGTGTCGTCACCGGTGCTGGGGTCGATGATCGGCGAGAGCGGTGCGTCGATGCGCGGCACGTAGTAACTGAACGTCATCTGCGCGTCGACCGTGGCGGCGGTGCCGGTGACACTCGCGAACCGACGGGTCAACGTTCCGCCCGGGGCCGTGGTGGACGGCGTACTGATCGCGGTGGTCGCCCCGCTCGTGGACACCACGGAAACGAACTGCAGTTCGGGCGGGAGGACGTCGGTCAGGTCGAGGGCCGTTAGCGTCTGCCCGGTCGCGACGTCGACGCTCACACGGTACTGGCGCGGGAAGTTCGGGCCGGTGGTCGTTTCGTCCTCGGGGCCGAGGTACGTCTTCGTCAGGCGGAAGAGCGTCGGGGTGACCGACGAGGCCACCGGCGCGCCGATGAGTGACGGGTCGGTCGCCGGGTTGTCGAGCGCGTCGTTGCCGAACCGGAACCCGCCCTCCGCGCGGACCGGGAGCGGGACGTTCACATCGGCGAGGTTGCTCACCGCGGCAGTGATGACGATGTCCGCCGGAGGTTGGGCGGGCGTGAAACTACCGTATGGAACTTCCAGCACCACGAGTTGATCGCCCGGCTGGAAGCCGGCCGGCGGGGTGATCGTGACCGGTTGGCCGCTCGCGCTCTTCGCGAAGGGGTGCGGTACCCCGGCGGACGTGAGCGTGATAACGGTTGCCCGGACGGTGGTCCCGAGGTACGCGGCGCTGACGAACGTGATCCCGTCGTCGACCGCGGCCCCGGCCCCGTCGGCGCCGGTCGCGGGGAGGTACAGGTCCACGAACGGTCCGTAGCCCGTATCGGTCACCGAAGTGTTGTCGAAGCGAACGGTGAACGTGAGATTTTCACCGATCAGTGACTCGGCCGGGAGCCCGGTGAGCGTGGCCGTTGGAGCGGCCGCGGGCGCCGTGCGGTCTTCGAGTTGTTCACACAACAATCGCCACTTCTGGAACGTCCTCCTACGAGGTGCGGTTGGGGAGAGGTTCGCTCCCGTACCCCTCAAATGGCGCCCGAACATCCCCGACCCTCCGAGAGCTTCAGGAAACTGTTGGGGGCGATGTTGGAGGCCGACGTTACACCAGTATCCCGAAGGGGCCACTCAGCGACCCCAAGTTTTTGCCCGAGTGATACTAATGTTTTGACGAGTTGCCGGATTTTTCGACATCTGCGATATGCTACGACTTGGTCGGTGGCTGGTTCGTCCATCGAAACCACTGTTCCCAGTTCGGCTTTGCCGATTTTGGATATCGCTCACTTTCTCCTCGCCTCTATAGTCGCGCGGCCGGTACGTTACCAAAATCGCCGCGGGCTCCCGCTTCCCCTCGGGCGCCGCGATCTCGGTCCGTCGGGAAGAAGTGAGTTCCTTGGTGTCGGACTTGTGGACCGGCCCGTTTTCTCAACCGGAGTTTTGCACCATGCGTTCGCGCCTCCCCTACCGAGCCGCGCTGGTCGCGGTCGCCTTCGCGCTCGGGTTCTACGGTTCGGTCCCCGCTCCTCTGACCGCACGCGCGCAGAAGGTAGAGAAGATCGACCCGCTGCCCTCCTGGAACGAGGGCGCCGCGAAAACCGCGATCCTCGACTTCGTCGCGCGAACAACCAAGGAGGGCTCGCCGGACTTTGTCCCGGCGCCCGAGCGGATCGCGGTGTTCGACAACGACGGCACCCTGTGGCCCGAGAACCCGCTCCCCTTCGAGCTGGCCTTCACGTTCGACGCCGCCAAAGCCCGTGTAGCGAAGAAGCCCGAGCTGAAAGACACGCCCGCGTACAAGGCGCTCGCCGAGGGCGACATCTCCGCGCTGGCCGCAGATCACCACAAACTTCTCATGCAACTCGCACTCGACACGCACGCGGGCATGACGACCGACGAGTTCCACAAATCGGTCGCGGACTGGATCGCGACCGCGAAGCACCCGCGCTACAAG
The Gemmata palustris DNA segment above includes these coding regions:
- a CDS encoding SdrD B-like domain-containing protein codes for the protein MFGRHLRGTGANLSPTAPRRRTFQKWRLLCEQLEDRTAPAAAPTATLTGLPAESLIGENLTFTVRFDNTSVTDTGYGPFVDLYLPATGADGAGAAVDDGITFVSAAYLGTTVRATVITLTSAGVPHPFAKSASGQPVTITPPAGFQPGDQLVVLEVPYGSFTPAQPPADIVITAAVSNLADVNVPLPVRAEGGFRFGNDALDNPATDPSLIGAPVASSVTPTLFRLTKTYLGPEDETTTGPNFPRQYRVSVDVATGQTLTALDLTDVLPPELQFVSVVSTSGATTAISTPSTTAPGGTLTRRFASVTGTAATVDAQMTFSYYVPRIDAPLSPIIDPSTGDDTTAVDDASASATWAPIDPRDPTTTVTSDITANDHTLTLKSIATQKTLSVVVDTGAPGLSPGDTVEYTINFQVSDYFAFQNIVLTDLFSDGQLFTGTPTLFVIDGHGAGGNTSGAFGAANFTLTPNVTGGSDRLVLRVSAELAARGFSTNGRLVGGAIPVGGTGIGPPTSDPPLPFGPTQGTITFRTVVQDRYEIDFPSGNPSLDQGDPISNNVTISGDLLNVTDLTPNGNSEDDTSSTSNKTVSGSFVKTVYAINGVLNTSATPRISPGDTVTYRLRYSLPTADVDNLTVTDFLPLPIFDVDTTGAVTGIDNVVSAAVPVAGRAKFGPADTFTARSGIVPTVGPNSSANSVIFNYGTYDDPTNAPATIDILFTVTVSTDPFADQLLLSNGAQVRSNNTVLETVTGDAISQVVLQEPLLNITKGVVATNNPNGTFSPGAVGPVAFNAPGTAGARFTGTISFAGLAATPINSNLRNVDQSDLVTFAVVVENTGSGPNGAFDLLIRDTLPEGFTLPPGGINLRVTDGAGTLVPFDVVSNGSFDELGGIRLRDPSAGRGAIGPGSVNGVTVQDGSNIVVITFDLLTSGNRTNQIITDVATLANYAGSEGGPNFVPGGLTDDATVQIAAPTVTKTLVGTEIADTFNASTEAVIGELVTYRVRITVPEGTTPGAILTDTLDPELAFVGMVSSTLPGGVTLSGGLVPVVTNSGRTVTWTLGNIVNGNSSNAVPEVIELVYTAVVVNNAQSNAGDLVNNGVSLTYQGGPTISAAAPNVTVIEPQVRIAKSVSVDGAGDTGDAGDPFAYTITLQNVPGANQFTADAFDVTFSDLFLAGQVGSPLENLSFTVVDTTGIVTSANFELVPDPGNGNRLVLRTVAGGDFDLLVDAARTITITVVGNVATTVTVGQVIPNDAAVRWTSLNGVPGQRSPFTPDSTERTGAGGVNDYVATDGADINILNPQLFKAVKVTSETATGDPANVVVGEIVRYRVTVAIPEFGTPTSFQFVDLLPAGVQLLSDGSGFVALVSDAGDNLVASNLTDPAPLLPPDLYLTGDENNVTTLTPEFPIPAGLISLATVSGRTQVTFDLGMVGNPPDPSNDFEFVLVEFNALVTNSAGNQAGAVLVNEVSTLVNGVVTGNTASATLRVAEPVIVVEGKSVVSPTDPDQPDTNPHDAGDRVRYRVDYASGVDRFTSAAYDVRLTDTPPAGKMVIDPASIVVFRNGVQLVAGFTNNSTGATADVTLARVDPGDVISVLYEVVLTAGVQSGETITNTANVTWTSLPGNGTLVNPTDSVTPGASGASDGERNGSGGINDYSGSTSAALTIVTPDLDKNILSTGTPLTGSDQFDPTLVDLTVGESVTYRLTITVPEGTSTLNLMDLLPTMFGGTVVFGSARVVAIGGNISGSALAVGAPGVVAGSTVTFNFGTVVNAPDNVTDARDQIVVDVVGRVTDLPENVSGQQVTNTATLNYGFGTISDTAVADIVEPALDIQKSVSPASADAGDVLTYTVTVTHLPQSTAPAFEVAVRDLLNAGNLELIPGTVTASGSSVALVSNGNGTGDTTVTVVALLALGETLTITYQARLTGAPLPGAVVPNTATLDYTSYFQFLGGRAYNDSDPAQVTVNSSSIGGFIYADLNDNGIYEPGAGEALITGSVTMTLTGTDHIGNAVSVQVVTTTGTYSFTGLRPSGPGGYVITQVNQPVNRADGRDTPGTLFGGAGTLGGTPRDADAITGIAIPLGSNAAAANYNFGELPPATVGDFVWHDLNGNGLQDVGEPGLGGLPVTLAGTNPDGSSFSLTTTTSGGGLYSFANLRPGSYTVQFTAPVGYVFTLLNVGADDTIDSDASRTLGRAPVTLAIGETNNTVDAGAYLGAALTGFVYRDFSINGLREPTGAKPETGIAGVTLVLTGTDPLGNPLLPRTATTGALGGYLFDLLPEGTYTVREVQPPSVFDAGQSGFYDGLDTVGTVAGAPRGSSPAKNQLQVALGIGDDGTEYNFGENPPADPFGFVYVDLNDNAVLESGEPGIAGVAVTVSGVAFTGTPLERLLTASDIPGGALTVFTNGAGRWEFPILPPGLYTFVETQPAGYIDGREQNGDPNPPFTVIVGNDRFDNVELDPFPIRGPFNFGELAANSSLAGSVYIDTNNNGVRDPGEMGVPGATVALTGTDLAGRTVLALVVTDGNGNYLFRGMFGGTYVLTETQPPNLMDGLDRAGTLGGIAGNDIITTIPVGLQQRGTNYDFGELGLIDPSKFWLLSSTDLSALFGPPGSGVTDVNPVLAPVPPTAAGTLLPALLVTRAPAGSTAQVYDTGPPPRDSQSTRSPVTVAHCGSRRAT